Proteins encoded in a region of the Podospora pseudopauciseta strain CBS 411.78 chromosome 6, whole genome shotgun sequence genome:
- a CDS encoding hypothetical protein (EggNog:ENOG503NVFU; COG:S), with translation MASHHQSPTKHTMRTRRRNSMAGSERSVGSKKPLPPYPSRQLTILALCRICEPIAFMSIFPYIWHMVRDFKITEDESQISFYAGMVTSAFTFAEFSTSFIWGRLSDKIGRKPVLLMGMTGTGISVIMFGFAPNLWVALGARALGGFLNGNIGVLQTTVAELVTVKAHQPKAYTVMPLVWCIGSIVGPMIGGWLAKPVEGFPGCFSRDGIFGTFPYLLPNLFSAICVFIGVIVGLLFLEETHAERKHRHDPGIELGRSLMSRIWGSEKVEENKGKLPAKAVPEEERPLLSENDELLPGYRTGSARSLSPPDTVSEESLDLEEGGGLELAEAERAPVGKVFSRAVIMVIISYGILAFHTMAFDSLLPVFLSTSPPATEIPAKLPFKFADGFGWDTQTIGFILSVQGVYSLASTRLLFPFVANKIGALRLFKIMSVLYPLLYLFTPYIVLLPDSLRKLSVYGIVVWKMTFSTLAYPSNAILLANSAPTTLTLGSINGAAAMTASLCRALGPIISGFFYTQGMESGYSGLSWWVAGLVAVMGAWVGLQITEPKGRMDEKEDMDETTEDEPRTTTTPNKDDRTRPSP, from the exons ATGGCCAGCCATCATCAGTCACCAACAAAGCACACAATGAGGACGAGACGACGCAACAGCATGGCCGGCAGCGAGAGATCAGTCGGTTCTAAGAAGCCACTTCCACCATATCCATCAAGACAGCTCACCATTCTCG CTCTTTGCCGGATATGCGAACCCATCGCCTTCATGTCCATCTTTCCATACATTTGGCATATGGTGAGAGACTTCAAGATCACAGAGGATGAGAGCCAGATATCCTTCTATGCTGGCATGGTGACCTCGGCCTTCACCTTCGCTGAGTTTTCCACCAGCTTCATCTGGGGAAGATTGAGTGACAAGATTGGGCGCAAGCCTGTCTTGTTGATGGGAATGACTGGAACCGGTATCAGCGTGATCATGTTTGGCTTTGCGCCGAATCTTTGGGTTGCCCTCGGTGCTCGAGCACTCGGTGGCTTTTTGAACGG AAATATCGGAGTTTTGCAAACTACTGTCGCGGAATTGGTCACGGTCAAAGCACATCAAC CCAAAGCATATACGGTGATGCCGTTGGTATGGTGCATAGG ATCTATTGTTGGGCCTATGATCGGAGGTTGGCTCGCAAAGCCCGTTGAGGGCTTCCCAGGTTGCTTCTCGCGTGACGGTATTTTTGGCACATTCCCCTACCTGCTTCCCAACCTCTTCAGCGCCATCTGCGTCTTTATCGGTGTGATCGTCGGCCTCTTGTTTCTCGAAGAGACACACGCTGAAAGGAAGCACCGGCATGATCCCGGTATCGAACTGGGCCGATCTTTGATGTCTCGGATCTGGGGGTCCGAAAAGGTGGAAGAGAACAAGGGGAAGCTGCCGGCCAAAGCCGTCCCAGAAGAGGAGCGACCGCTGTTGTCGGAAAACGACGAGCTGCTGCCCGGTTATCGAACGGGCTCTGCACGATCGTTGTCGCCTCCAGACACTGTTTCGGAGGAGTCACTCGatcttgaggagggagggggccTTGAGCTGGCAGAGGCCGAGAGGGCACCCGTAGGCAAGGTTTTCTCCCGAGCCGTGATCATGGTGATCATCTCTTATGGTATTCTTGCCTT TCACACAATGGCCTTTGACTCACTCCTGCCGGTTTTCCTCAGCACCAGCCCACCTGCGACCGAAATCCCAGCAAAACTACCATTCAAGTTTGCTGACGGTTTCGGCTGGGACACCCAAACGATTGGCTTTATCCTCTCGGTTCAAGGCGTGTACTCACTGGCATCGACAAGGCTTCTCTTTCCGTTTGTTGCCAACAAGATCGGAGCGCTTCGACTGTTCAAGATCATGTCTGTCTTGTACCCGCTCCTCTACCTTTTTACACCATACATTGTCCTTCTCCCCGACAGCCTTCGCAAGCTTAGCGTGTACGGCATCGTTGTCTGGAAGATGACGTTTTCAACTCTGGCGTATCCGAGCAATGCCATCCTTCTCGCCAACTCGGCCCCGACGACACTGACTTTGGGAAGCATCAACGGCGCGGCCGCCATGACAGCAAGCTTGTGCCGAGCACTCGGACCGATAATATCAGGATTCTTCTATACGCAAGGTATGGAAAGCGGTTACTCTGGTCTGTCGTGGTGGGTTGCCGGGCTGGTTGCCGTCATGGGCGCTTGGGTTGGCCTCCAAATCACCGAGCCCAAGGGACGGatggatgagaaggaggacaTGGACGAGACGACCGAGGATGAACCAAGGACGACAACCACACCAAACAAGGACGATCGCACAAGGCCTTCGCCATAG
- a CDS encoding hypothetical protein (COG:B; EggNog:ENOG503NX6Y) has protein sequence MPAPATSSHAPPSPDLQHPSKRMRQSSPGPDKDSPASLSLSAGANSPLATPTHEHPLSAAGGLDGSAKVGQSSSFRNVSACNRCRLRKNRCDQKLPSCASCEKAGVACVGYDPITKREIPRSYIFYLEKRVEQLEGILREKGVGFPRAEELEWCSKVGGVNGGVRGEVEQMEDGGQMSAKEGGGNGEDEGGVVARRETVRRGADKGQGRHLGSTTGISFARVVFAAVQSSVSDQRSNSDKGGIRPYRPPAGGVNNGTTTSMRDSFFGLHTKPTIHPATFPSKELGLKLINLYFEHANPQMPVVHRVDFMQMFEQAYAEGAERVRGPRELYCLNMVFAIGAGIILAESKGDQGTKQCQPEEYHASAIVHLEACLGSGGGLEELQAVLLLANFALLRPVPPGLWYIIGVAVRLAVDLGLHYEDGKDVDAGLGGEQQRENAASERGRREYTRDMRRRLWWCTYSFDRLVSVCVGRPFGISDQVITTEFPSLLDDKYITPNGFLEAPPNAPTYKLVAHHYFRLRLLQSEISQVLQYQQARVARDFGQNQKNPHMHTSLPSPFLSRFDSFRSWRINIDKRLYEWKMTAPKKQDTGVAFLTDFLDLNYWQAIIMLYRQSLSVPEMFEGEYHTAKEVESPSVHSVELREDEDRVYLKVAEAGQKILRLYRQLHLAGLVNHTYLTTHHLFVAGISYLYAIWHSPIVRSRLSMDEVDFTILAATSIFTDLMDKCPPAEACRDAFDRTVKATLKMVNARGGFGQKHPPPAPPAGASSTTSINNDHHRLDWSSRSDTASLSSSSHHQHHHHRQPRPAPPHRTSSSIDQISDIKSEAYSTTPSQFSAFKNQYRPQLKTEGDGFSLMRNLPGPPRSNASSVNDGPLTPEAGMPSPAGGLASPGGVGGLGSPVISMGPPQQQQQGGGMFSPGLLSYNDLRGVEFLQGGLGGVGGGAGGQEGMMDTNMDLGFGMGWDGGLGQHDFSDGAGGLDLFDGFFFGGQQGSGGVGGGVGGGL, from the exons atgcCGGCACCGGCCACCTCGTCTCAtgcacccccctcccccgacctCCAACACCCTTCCAAACGAATGCGCCAGTCTAGTCCCGGCCCCGACAAAGACTCACCTGCCTCGTTATCCCTCTCCGCGGGCGCGAACTCGCCTTTGGCAACACCGACGCATGAGCACCCCCtttctgctgctggtgggcTGGACGGCTCGGCCAAAGTGGGACAGTCGTCCAGTTTCAGGAATGTCTCTGCGTGTAATCGGTGTCGGCTGAGGAAGAATAGGTGTGATCAGAAGCTGCCGAGCTGTGCGAGTTGTGAGAAGGCGGGTGTGGCTTGTGTGGGGTATGATCCGATCACGAAGAGGGAGATACCGAGGAGTTATATCTTTTActtggagaagagggtggagCAGTTGGAGGGGATAttgagggaaaagggggttgggttTCCGAgggccgaggagctggagtGGTGTAGCAAGGTTGGGGGGGTCAATGGGGGAgtgagaggggaggttgaaCAGATGGAAGATGGGGGGCAGATGTCAGcaaaagagggagggggtaatggggaggatgagggcggggttgtggcgaggagggagacggtGAGGAGAGGAGCAGATAAAGGGCAGGGGAGGCATCTGGGCTCTACCACGGGGATATCGTTTGCGAGGGTTGTTTTTGCGGCGGTGCAGAGCTCCGTGTCGGATCAGAGGTCGAACTCGGATAAGGGAGGGATAAGACCGTATAGACCGCCGGCAGGGGGGGTGAATAatgggacgacgacgagtATGAGGGATTCGTTTTTTGGTTTGCACACCAAGCCTACGATACATCCTGCGACGTTTCCGAGTaaggagttggggttgaagcTGATAAACCTGTATTTTGAGCATGCGAACCCTCAGATGCCGGTGGTGCATAGGGTGGATTTTATGCAGATGTTTGAGCAGGCTTATGCAGAgggggcggagagggtgagggggccGAGGGAGCTGTATTGTTTGAATATGGTGTTCGCGATCGGGGCGGGAATTATACTGGCGGAGAGCAAGGGGGATCAGGGGACGAAGCAGTGCCAGCCGGAGGAGTACCATGCGAGTGCGATTGTGCATTTGGAGGCGTGTTTGGGAagtgggggtgggttggaaGAACTACAGGCtgtgttgctgctggcgaaCTTTGCGCTGCTGAGGCCAGTGCCGCCGGGGTTGTGGTATATTATTGGCGTGGCggtgaggttggcggtggatTTGGGGTTGCATTATGAAGATGGGAAGGATGTGGATGCTGGACTTGGTGGTGAACAGCAAAGGGAGAATGCGGCGagtgagagggggaggagggagtatACAAGGGATATGAGGAGAAGATTGTGGTGGTGTACGTATTCGTTTGATCGGCTGGTCAGTGTTTGTGTGGGGAGGCCGTTTGGGATTTCGGATCAGGTTATCACCACCGAGTTCCCTTCCTTGCTGGACGACAAGTACATCACGCCAAACGGGTTTCTGGAAGCGCCACCGAATGCGCCGACCTATAAGCTGGTTGCTCATCACTATTTCAGGCTGAGGTTGCTACAGTCTGAGATCTCGCAGGTACTGCAGTATCAGCAGGCGAGGGTTGCGAGGGATTTTGGGCAGAATCAGAAGAACCCCCATATGCACACTTCGCTACCGTCGCCGTTCTTGTCGAGGTTTGACTCGTTCAGGTCCTGGAGGATCAATATCGATAAGAGGTTGTATGAGTGGAAGATGACAGCACCAAAGAAGCAAGATACAGGTGTGGCCTTCTTGACGGACTTTTTGGATCTCAACTACTGGCAGGCTATTATCATGTTGTATCGGCAGAGTTTGAGTGTGCCCGAGATGTTCGAGGGCGAGTATCACACTGCCAAGGAAGTGGAAAGCCCATCTGTCCACAGCGTGGAGCTTCGCGAGGATGAAGATCGTGTGTATCTCAAGGTGGCGGAGGCGGGCCAGAAGATTCTGAGGCTATACAGGCAGCTTCATCTGGCTGGGCTGGTCAACCATACATATCTAACGACGCACCATCTGTTTGTTGCTGGAATTTCGTATCTTTACGCGATTTGGCACTCGCCCATTGTTAGAAGTCGACTG TCCATGGACGAAGTAGActtcaccatcctcgccgccacaTCAATCTTCACCGACCTGATGGACAAGTGCCCCCCAGCCGAAGCTTGCCGCGACGCCTTTGACCGCACGGTGAAAGCAACGCTCAAGATGGTAAACGCCCGAGGTGGCTTCGGCCAGaaacacccccccccagCTCCACCAGCAGGAGCTTCTTCGACCACCTCTATAAACAATGATCATCATAGATTGGACTGGTCATCCAGATCAGACACTGCTTCTCTGTCGAGCAGttctcaccatcaacaccaccaccacagacaACCCCGCCCTGCACCGCCACATCGTACCTCGAGTTCGATCGACCAAATATCCGATATTAAGTCGGAGGCGtattccaccaccccatcacaATTCTCCGCCTTCAAAAATCAATACCGACCCCAACTGAAGACAGAAGGAGACGGCTTCTCCCTCATGCGCAACCTACCTGGTCCACCAAGGTCAAACGCCAGTTCTGTGAATGATGGGCCGTTGACGCCAGAAGCAGGTATGCCCTCTCCTGCTGGGGGACTGGCTTCGCCGGGAGGGGTAGGGGGGTTAGGGTCGCCGGTTATCAGTATGGgacctcctcagcagcagcaacaaggaggggggatgtttAGTCCGGGACTGTTGTCGTATAATGACTTGCGGGGGGTGGAGTTTTTGCAaggtgggcttgggggtgttggtggtggtgctggtgggcaggaggggatgatggatACGAATATGGATTTGGGAtttgggatggggtgggatggggggttggggcagCATGATTTCAGTGATGGGGCGGGGGGGCTGGATCTGTTTGATGGGTTTTTCTTTGGGGGGCAGCAAGGAtctgggggggtgggagggggtgttgggggtgggttgtgA
- the PHO5 gene encoding acid phosphatase pho5 (EggNog:ENOG503NTWV; COG:P) produces the protein MTKTAGGNNAYHNFNNDFLHIKDVNERRRLALAEVDRAPFGWYHIRAILVAGVGFFTDSYDIFTVSLLTLMLGIVYYPGVGKMPTTSDTAIKMATSAGTVIGQVGFGTLADIVGRKQMYGLELILIIIATLAQALTSSSPSMNIVGVIIFWRILQGVGIGGDYPLSSIITSEFATTKWRGAMMGAVFAMQGLGQLGAAFVMLFITLGFKKSLEPAPTLATCTGDCGVAVDQMWRILIGFGAVPGCIALYYRLTIPETPRYTFDVQMDVEKASADAEAYLKGEPEGKPDTVAQAITQQTAQKKLEIPKASWSDFFRHYSKRKNAMLLAGTALSWCFLDIAYYGVSLNNATILDVIGYSTNNAKNTYEILYNTAIGNMIIVLAGAVPGYWVTVFTVDTIGRKPIQFMGFGILTVLFVVMGFAYDKLSPKGLLAIFVLAQFFFNFGPNATTFIVPGECFPTRYRSTSHGISAAMGKIGSIIGSSAIAPLRTRGATPGNPNPWMDHVLEIYALFMLLGLGTTAMIVETKRKTLEELAGEYDMSDEETASSTDNKAEGEVPAVRGANGGGESDDQITQHA, from the exons ATGACCAAAACTGCCGGAGGCAACAATGCCTACCACAACTTCAACAATGACTTCCTCCACATCAAGGATGTCAACGAACGCAGGCGTCTTGCCCTCGCCGAAGTAGACAGAGCTCCCTTCGGTTGGTACCATATCAGGGCTAttcttgttgctggtgttggtttCTTTACCGATTC ATATGACATCTTTaccgtctccctcctcaccctgaTGCTTGGCATTGTCTACTATCCCGGCGTTGGCAAGATGCCCACCACTTCCGACACGGCTATCAAGATGGCGACATCGGCCGGTACTGTCATCGGTCAAGTCGGCTTCGGTACCCTCGCCGATATCGTCGGTCGCAAGCAAATGTACGGTCTCGAGTTGATCCTtatcatcatcgccacccTCGCCCAAGCCTTGACCTCGTCGTCGCCTTCAATGAACATCGTGGGCGTCATCATCTTTTGGCGTATCCTTCAA GGCGTCGGTATCGGCGGTGACTACCCCCTCTCCAGCATTATCACCTCCGAGttcgccaccaccaaatgGCGCGGTGCCATGATGGGCGCCGTCTTCGCGATGCAAGGTCTCGGCCAGCTCGGCGCCGCCTTCGTCATGCTCTTCATCACCCTAGGCTTCAAGAAATCCCTCGAACCAGCCCCCACCCTCGCAACCTGCACCGGCGACTGCGGCGTGGCCGTCGACCAAATGTGGCGTATCCTCATCGGCTTCGGTGCCGTGCCCGGTTGCATCGCCCTCTACTACCgcctcaccatccccgaaACCCCCCGCTACACCTTTGACGTGCAAATGGACGTGGAGAAAGCCTCCGCCGACGCGGAAGCCTATCTCAAGGGTGAGCCCGAGGGCAAGCCAGATACCGTCGCCCAGGCCATCACCCAGCAAACCGCCCAAAAGAAGCTCGAAATCCCCAAGGCATCCTGGTCTGACTTCTTCCGTCACTACTCCAAGCGCAAGAATGCCATGCTTTTGGCTGGTACGGCTCTGTCATGGTGCTTCCTCGACATCGCCTACTACGGCGTCAGTCTCAACAATGCCACCATTTTGGATGTGATCGGGTACTCGACCAACAACGCGAAAAACACCTACGAGATCCTCTACAACACCGCCATAGGAAACATGATCATTGTCCTTGCCGGTGCCGTACCGGGTTACTGGGTCACCGTCTTCACCGTTGACACCATCGGTCGCAAGCCCATTCAGTTCATGGGTTTCGGTATCCTCACTGTCCTCTTCGTCGTAATGGGCTTCGCGTACGATAAGCTCTCCCCCAAGGGTCTCCTAGCTATCTTTGTCCTCGCGCAGTTCTTCTTCAACTTTGGTCCCAACGCGACTACTTTCATCGTGCCAGGGGAGTGCTTCCCTACGAGGTACCGGTCTACGTCGCATGGTATCAGTGCCGCGATGGGCAAGATTGGCTCGATTATCGGTAGCAGTGCGATTGCTCCTTTGAGGACAAGGGGCGCCACGCCTGGTAATCCTAACCCCTGGATGGATCACGTTTTGGAAATTTACGCCTTGTTCATGCTGCTCGGTCTGGGGACTACGGCTATGATTGTCGAGACCAAGAGGAAGACGCTGGAGGAGTTGGCGGGGGAGTATGATATGTCTGATGAGGAGACTGCCTCTAGCACTGACAACAAggccgagggtgaggtgcCGGCTGTGAGGGGGGCGAATGGGGGGGGTGAGAGTGATGATCAGATCACCCAGCATGCCTAG
- a CDS encoding hypothetical protein (EggNog:ENOG503P8BD) — protein sequence MVAVCGQPSTMADRELHCLPPARDLGWGQVPEPLHIRKQSSEYSGSGTYGHSRRSSTQSDATDASFETLPELPEADVPLTIAKRRGNPSAQSTNPPTPDGSCQFRSVLRPNDVGNIAPTIPPKSTQRRSTSCNAGRHPRARSPPLTRAFYLVSSRSFRRRGQVLDGSADQDQEHGWRDTTPVVPTASDGHRLRNTRSLFQLARTADGMNGMDSIVEPPRSPMPPEPDSARNSPDEVGAAPDPLVLVPRIVVTPEHKALDEGAVSLWAAVQLSTQISRANVPDQLGGCGLVGEHGHEPSPADLFRYGCLYDVSLEILPTSRSSIIEVVDDKACAISTLYPGSRLLVVVHVRLLPSANAHRLRRKAHQSSDDLIEDLEHHLGSTMTEYLRVRVTYRHSGFPQQQQQQTRNMTMKNGSSDGIANVQTSIQTTAVAVIKRHNSSSPWSPRPRAPQPNPIFKIIASHWGVQSANEVMQRIISSKPLTARKGAISPPLLGPLGILTGGRLTPILVSPEESGEEDHDRGRFSEDHTREDSHSEEMVRPRQQQDIPALGSTPPTSMAPPVPPTIPKRQTSLRQVPVDQSQAQQEVQQPQQRHLRSDTKDIAQMIKIGSWPESPRTSGGSDTGGNDDGVVAQETPSSISMATPATTSTNRTTYRSSKVRGLPSSLKISGGGGGVASPQITPMSIQEVGEVPRDSVGSTISGGNSEERERPSYQSYQSLFGRRRSLGGDGSSGKEGRGDRGRDSRDSRDSRESRGSGGRPSTSGGLGGEKIFGSIVRGIESGGGNGGMGRRVSKKEKEKEKDKERGWGGWSGWWQ from the exons ATGGTTGCTGTCTGTGGTCAACCATCCACCATGGCTGATAGAGAACTGCATTGCCTACCACCGGCGCGCGATCTTGGTTGGGGTCAAGTACCTGAGCCGTTACATATACGCAAGCAATCGTCCGAGTATAGCGGGAGTGGAACGTATGGTCACTCGCGGAGATCGAGCACGCAGAGTGATGCAACCGATGCGAGCTTCGAGACCCTACCTGAGCTTCCTGAGGCTGATGTCCCGTTGACGATTGCCAAACGAAGGGGCAATCCCAGCGCGCAATCGACGAATCCTCCTACGCCTGATGGTTCTTGCCAGTTCAGGAGTGTTTTGAGGCCAAATG ATGTAGGAAACATCGCGCCAACTATACCGCCCAAGTCAACACAGCGGCGATCCACCTCTTGCAATGCCGGACGACACCCCCGGGCACGGTCCCCTCCATTAACCCGGGCTTTCTACTTGGTGAGTAGCAGGAGCTTTCGAAGACGGGGACAGGTTTTGGATGGGAGTGCGGATCAGGATCAAGAGCATGGTTGGCGAGACACAACACCTGTCGTGCCGACGGCGTCTGACGGGCACCGTTTGCGCAACACGAGGAGTCTATTTCAGTTGGCGAGAACGGCGGATGGGATGAATGGCATGGATAGCATTGTTGAGCCGCCGAGGTCTCCGATGCCGCCCGAGCCGGATAGCGCGAGGAATTCGCCCGATGAGGTAGGGGCGGCACCGGAtccgttggtgttggttccAAGGATTGTGGTGACACCGGAGCACAAGGCTTTGGATGAGGGGGCGGTGAGTTTATGGGCGGCGGTGCAGCTTTCGACGCAGATTTCGAGGGCAAATGTGCCGGATcagttggggggttgtgggttggttggggagcATGGGCATGAGCCTTCGCCGGCGG ATTTGTTTCGGTATGGGTGTTTGTATGATGTTTCGTTGGAAATACTGCCGACGAGTAGGAGTTCGATtattgaggtggtggatgataaGGCTTGCGCAAT AAGCACACTGTATCCTGGATCACGCTTGCTCGTTGTAGTTCATGTTCGACTGCTACCATCGGCGAATGCACATCGTCTTCGCCGTAAGGCTCATCAAAGCTCTGACGATCTCATAGAAGACCTCGAGCACCACCTTGGTAGCACCATGACAGAGTATCTCCGAGTCCGTGTAACATATCGACACTCTGGATttcctcagcaacaacaacaacaaacacgAAATATGACCATGAAAAACGGCTCCAGTGACGGAATCGCTAACGTCCAGACATCAATTCAAACCACTGCCGTGGCAGTAATCAAACGTCACAACTCATCTTCGCCATGGTCTCCACGACCCCGGGCTCCGCAGCCGAATCCGATATTTAAGATTATTGCTTCGCACTGGGGAGTGCAGAGCGCAAACGAGGTGATGCAAAGGATTATCAGCTCAAAACCGTTGACGGCAAGAAAGGGAGCTATTTCGCCGCCGCTACTGGGCCCCTTGGGTATTTTGACCGGAGGGAGGTTAACGCCAATTTTGGTTAGTCCTGAGGAGAgtggagaggaggatcaTGACCGTGGTCGATTTAGCGAGGATCATACGAGGGAGGATTCGCATAGCGAGGAGATGGTGCGCcctcgacagcagcaggaCATTCCTGCTTTGGGTTCTACTCCGCCGACAAGTATGGCGCCTCCTGTACCACCTACTATACCAAAACGGCAGACGAGTTTGAGGCAGGTGCCTGTTGACCAATCTCAGGCACAACAGGAAGTGCAACAGCCACAACAGAGACATTTGAGGAGTGACACCAAGGATATTGCACAGATGATCAAGATAGGGTCTTGGCCTGAGTCGCCCCGGACTTCGGGCGGTAGTGATACTGGTGggaatgatgatggggtaGTAGCTCAGGAAACCCCGTCTTCGATATCAATGGCTACGCCTGCTACTACAAGTACTAATCGGACTACGTATCGGTCGAGTAAAGTGAGGGGGTTGCCGAGTAGTTTGAAGAtaagtggtggtggtggtggtgttgcgtCGCCACAGATCACGCCGATGTCGATTCAGGAGGTGGGGGAAGTACCGAGGGATAGTGTGGGAAGTACAATTTCGGGTGGTAACagtgaggagagggagaggccgTCGTATCAGTCTTATCAGTCTTTgtttggaaggaggaggtcattggggggtgatgggtctagtgggaaggaggggaggggagataGGGGGAGGGATAGTAGGGATAGTAGGGATAGTAGGGAGAGTAGAGGAAGCGGGGGGAGGCCGTCTACTTCTGGAGGactgggaggggagaagatTTTTGGGAGTATTGTGAGGGGTATTGAgagcggtggtgggaatggcgggatggggaggagggtgagtaagaaggagaaggagaaggagaaggataaggaacgggggtgggggggttggtcggggtggtggcagtga
- a CDS encoding hypothetical protein (COG:O; EggNog:ENOG503P3NU), giving the protein MASPRSSSSSFFSPANSSTNLSSGAGIISIAPSPTIVVGSEHTVESTRKRLTSLPAIKRANLISEFTALKHCPPPGIIVSLPPSPHSPDYPTLWSGVLFVRKGPYATAILRFQISFPDDYPDSAPLVTFSTDIFHPLISPLTTYVGEESGKKGGLRLPPGGFGLSHGFPEWFAEREEGDGMGGAFVVGGKGKRGRGERKVSTWEVLRYIRSTFDDEKVLDGVPLEAAGNPGAWHAWRTHRRMQKEKEEREREREQREKERKEGEGEGEGEVVEKAETVVSDDGRGSVVDARTSSGSLAVPATPTSSRRPEEWNWEGVWERRVKRGVAASLSESVLFGGAGGPDEVINFLPMDEAEVEGVKQNLLRTLDAVV; this is encoded by the exons ATGGCTTCCCCTAggtcatcctcatcatccttcttctcccccgccaaCTCCAGCACCAACCTCAGCAGCGGTGCGggcatcatcagcatcgccCCTTCGCCCACGATTGTGGTTGGGTCGGAGCACACGGTCGAATCCACCAGGAAACGTCTCACCTCCCTGCCGGCGATCAAGAGGGCGAACCTCATTTCTGAATT CACCGCCCTCAAACACTGCCCACCCCCGGGGATAATCGTCTCCctgcccccatccccccacaGCCCCGACTACCCCACCCTCTGGTCGGGCGTTCTTTTTGTCAGGAAAGGGCCTTACGCCACGGCTATCTTGCGGTTTCAGATCTCTTTCCCGGATGATTACCCTGACTCTGCACCGCTGGTGACGTTCTCGACGGACATTTTCCACCCGTTGATCAGCCCGCTGACGACGTACGTCGGTGAGGAGAgcgggaagaaggggggtttgaggCTGCCTCCTGGGGGTTTTGGATTGTCGCATGGGTTTCCGGAGTGGTTTGccgagcgggaggagggagatgggatggggggtgcGTTTGTTGtaggtgggaaggggaaaaggggacggggggagaggaaggttaGCACgtgggaggtgttgaggtaTATTAGGAGTAcgtttgatgatgagaaggtgttggatgGGGTGCCGCTTGAGGCGGCGGGGAATCCGGGGGCTTGGCATGCTTGGAGGACGCATAGACGGAtgcagaaggagaaggaggaaagggaaagggagagggagcagagggagaaggagaggaaggagggggagggggagggggaaggggaggtggtggaaaaggcggagacggtggtgagtgatgatgggagggggagcgtgGTTGATGCTAGGACTAGTTCTGGGAGTTTGGCTGTGCCGGCTACGCCCACGAGTAGCAGGAGACCGGAGGAGTGGAATTGGGAAGGGGTTTGGGAaaggagggtgaagaggggggttgCGGCGAGTTTGTCGGAGAGTGTGCTGtttgggggagctggggggcCGGATGAGGTAATCAATTTCTTGCCGATGGACGAggctgaggttgagggggtcAAGCAGAATCTCCTGAGAACGCTTGACGCCGTGGTTTAA
- a CDS encoding hypothetical protein (COG:S; EggNog:ENOG503P2NW), with translation MAGGKKGKGGGDAAEGSKKALGQARKAETAARKAAEESEREAAAEAAKWEKGTKSNAKKETEAQKKAELARKKAERDALLAEEEKNTPGRSQPKNAKTAVKKSRGLDLSQLDEPSSGLSALNASGIDNALDALSLAGPATQDKIDRHPERRFKAAYAAFEQRRLAEMESDGTGQGLRLNQKKEKIKKEFEKSPENPFNQVSARYDATKEELAELKAEERRKIEARLGK, from the exons ATGGCCGGAggcaagaagggcaaggggggaggggatgcgGCGGAGGGGAGCAAGAAGGCTCTGGGccaggcgaggaaggcggagacggcggcgaggaaggcTGCGGAGGAGAGTGAACGGGAGGCGGCTGCTGAGGCGGCGaagtgggagaaggggacTAAGAGTAATGCGAAGAA GGAAACCGAAGCCCAAAAGAAAGCCGAACTGGCCCGCAAGAAAGCCGAGCGCGACGCCCTGCTcgccgaggaagagaagaacaCTCCCGGTCGCTCCCAGCCAAAGAACGCCAAAACTGCCGTCAAGAAGTCCCGGGGCTTGGATCTGTCGCAGCTTGATGAGCCTAGCTCTGGCCTGTCGGCGCTCAACGCATCGGGCATCGACAATGCGCTTGACGCGCTGAGCTTGGCTGGCCCAGCGACGCAGGATAAGATCGATAGACATCCCGAGAGGAGGTTCAAGGCGGCATATGCGGCTTTTGAGCAGAGGAGGCTGGCCGAGATGGAATCGGACGGGACGGGCcaggggttgaggttgaaccagaagaaggagaagatcaagaaggagttTGAAAAGAGCCCGGAGAACCCGTTTAATCAGGTTAGCGCTAGGTATGATGCtaccaaggaggagctggccgaaTTGAAGGCGGAGGAAAGGAGGAAGATTGAGGCTAGGTTGGGGAAGTAA